In a single window of the Desulfovibrio mangrovi genome:
- a CDS encoding glycerophosphodiester phosphodiesterase, giving the protein MLNADKPLIWGHRGCRSLAPENTLASMELAHAKGADGWELDVVLTRDGIPVLLHDLNLLRTTDAAKHETFRSNPPALPWRFTLEELKTLNAGIFPRRRCGRKDWGTDTSFGVQPIPTLEEALRRSAELGLWVNIEIKDVSNAMPGPMAKEIVLRTLDVVARLKMEESVVVSSFNLAYVAECKQHAPHILTGMLTPHAYTGDAAALAQSIKADAWHPGHKRLTQAAIAHVRNAGLAVTPYTVNDPARMVQLIEWGVSGIVTDNPQDVPDL; this is encoded by the coding sequence ATGCTGAACGCCGACAAACCGCTGATCTGGGGGCATCGCGGCTGCCGTTCTCTGGCCCCCGAAAACACGCTGGCTTCAATGGAACTGGCGCACGCCAAGGGAGCCGACGGCTGGGAACTGGATGTTGTTCTGACCAGAGACGGCATTCCGGTGCTGCTGCACGACCTGAACCTGCTGCGCACCACGGATGCCGCCAAACACGAGACGTTCCGAAGCAATCCGCCCGCCCTGCCGTGGCGTTTCACGCTGGAGGAGCTGAAGACGCTGAACGCAGGCATATTCCCCCGCCGCCGTTGCGGCAGAAAAGACTGGGGAACGGACACCTCTTTCGGGGTGCAGCCCATCCCCACGCTGGAAGAAGCCCTGCGCCGCTCCGCCGAACTGGGCCTGTGGGTGAACATAGAGATCAAGGATGTCTCCAACGCCATGCCGGGGCCGATGGCGAAGGAGATTGTCCTGCGCACACTGGACGTTGTTGCCAGACTCAAGATGGAAGAGTCCGTTGTTGTCTCTTCTTTCAACCTCGCCTATGTGGCGGAATGCAAACAGCACGCGCCGCACATCCTCACCGGCATGCTCACCCCGCATGCCTACACCGGCGATGCCGCCGCACTGGCACAGTCCATCAAGGCCGACGCATGGCACCCCGGACACAAACGCCTGACACAGGCCGCCATCGCGCATGTTCGGAACGCAGGCCTTGCGGTCACCCCCTACACAGTAAACGATCCCGCCCGCATGGTGCAGCTTATCGAATGGGGCGTAAGTGGCATTGTCACTGACAATCCGCAGGATGTGCCCGACTTATAG
- a CDS encoding amino acid ABC transporter ATP-binding protein yields MHTQTYTATHLGDAPVVIDIKGLNKWYGQFHVLKDIHMQVRKQEKVVICGPSGSGKSTLIRTINRLEEHQEGVITVEGTPLTNDIKHIERIRRDVGMVFQQFNLFPHLTILENVTAGPTHVRKMPRKEAEEIAFTYLERVGISEQARKFPGQLSGGQQQRVAIARALAMQPKIMLFDEPTSALDPEMIKEVLDVMRELADQGMTMLCVTHEMGFAREVADTMVFMDKGQIVEYAPANEFFTSPREERCRTFLEQILNH; encoded by the coding sequence ATGCATACCCAGACATATACGGCAACCCATCTCGGCGACGCCCCCGTCGTTATAGACATCAAGGGCCTGAACAAGTGGTACGGCCAGTTCCACGTGCTCAAGGACATCCACATGCAGGTCCGCAAACAGGAGAAGGTGGTCATCTGCGGCCCCTCCGGTTCCGGCAAGTCCACGCTCATCCGCACCATCAACAGACTGGAAGAGCATCAGGAAGGCGTGATCACGGTGGAAGGAACCCCGCTCACCAACGACATCAAGCACATCGAGCGCATCCGCCGCGACGTGGGCATGGTGTTCCAGCAGTTCAACCTGTTCCCGCACCTGACCATTCTGGAAAACGTGACGGCAGGCCCGACCCACGTACGCAAGATGCCCAGAAAGGAGGCGGAGGAAATCGCCTTCACCTATCTTGAACGCGTTGGCATCAGCGAACAGGCACGCAAATTCCCCGGCCAGCTTTCCGGCGGCCAGCAGCAGCGAGTGGCCATTGCCCGCGCACTGGCCATGCAGCCCAAGATCATGCTCTTTGACGAGCCCACTTCCGCCCTTGACCCTGAAATGATCAAGGAAGTGCTGGACGTCATGCGCGAGCTGGCCGACCAGGGCATGACCATGCTCTGCGTGACGCACGAAATGGGCTTTGCCCGCGAGGTAGCCGACACCATGGTCTTCATGGATAAGGGGCAGATCGTGGAATACGCGCCGGCGAACGAGTTCTTCACCTCGCCGCGCGAGGAACGCTGCCGCACCTTCCTTGAGCAGATTCTGAACCACTAG
- a CDS encoding amino acid ABC transporter permease: MAHDIPDRLPPAATVGVWSWIRANLLCPWYNALLSAGSLYLIWKAVVPFWNWAVVNASISLDPAVAKQHSGAAWGFLRDMWPVFMTGIYPAEERWRPLLALCLVLAMVGLSLLRPLRRATWLRAAWLATPLLVFAIIRGGGITGLPEVGTHYWGGLMLTILLAVVAMIAAFPISILLALGRTSNMPIARPFCVAYIELIRGVPLITILFMASVVLPLFLPSNMELDKLLRAMVGITMFFSAYLAENIRGGLQGLSRGQYEAADALGMSYWQKIRVVILPQALRIVIPPMVNNFIGILKDTSLVGIVGLVDLLQIAFATTSNPKWFGRLEEAYVFIAFWYWVLCFGLSSYSQHLERKIPSAGK, from the coding sequence ATGGCACACGACATTCCCGACAGACTGCCTCCGGCCGCCACCGTAGGCGTATGGAGCTGGATACGGGCCAACCTGCTCTGCCCGTGGTACAACGCCCTGCTCTCTGCCGGTTCGCTGTACCTTATATGGAAGGCCGTGGTGCCTTTCTGGAACTGGGCCGTGGTCAATGCGAGCATCTCGCTCGATCCGGCGGTAGCCAAGCAGCACAGCGGCGCGGCATGGGGCTTTCTGCGCGACATGTGGCCGGTATTCATGACCGGCATCTATCCTGCGGAAGAACGCTGGCGGCCTCTGCTGGCACTCTGCCTTGTTCTCGCCATGGTCGGGCTCAGCCTGCTGCGGCCGCTGCGCCGCGCCACATGGCTGCGGGCGGCATGGCTGGCCACACCGCTGCTGGTGTTTGCCATCATCAGAGGCGGCGGCATCACCGGCCTGCCCGAGGTAGGCACCCACTACTGGGGCGGACTGATGCTCACCATCCTCCTTGCCGTGGTGGCCATGATCGCAGCGTTTCCCATCAGCATCCTGCTGGCGCTGGGCCGCACCTCGAACATGCCCATCGCACGTCCCTTCTGCGTGGCCTACATTGAACTCATCCGCGGCGTGCCCCTGATCACCATCCTGTTCATGGCCTCGGTGGTGCTGCCGCTGTTCCTGCCTTCCAACATGGAACTGGACAAGCTGCTCCGCGCCATGGTGGGCATCACCATGTTCTTCTCAGCCTACCTTGCGGAAAACATCCGCGGCGGCCTACAGGGACTCTCCCGCGGACAGTACGAAGCGGCCGACGCGCTGGGCATGAGCTACTGGCAGAAGATCCGCGTGGTCATCCTGCCGCAGGCACTGCGTATCGTCATCCCGCCCATGGTGAACAACTTCATCGGCATTCTCAAGGACACCTCGCTGGTCGGCATCGTAGGCCTTGTGGACCTGCTGCAGATCGCCTTTGCCACCACCTCCAACCCCAAGTGGTTCGGCAGGCTGGAAGAAGCCTATGTCTTTATCGCCTTCTGGTACTGGGTGCTCTGCTTCGGGCTCTCCAGCTACAGCCAGCACCTTGAACGGAAGATTCCCTCCGCAGGGAAATAG
- a CDS encoding amino acid ABC transporter permease: MTDHSAPPRVPFWRSPTGRAWAFQAVMLGSFLWLAVSMYRNTLENLKTRGISSGFGFLHSEAGFRIGEVTGIPLPQGGFLYFLISLALGLALSRMLTRHMKARTNAPLNTKWFGLCLLLSIGIPAATLFLFRNSVEIAHYTESSSYVMALATGLANTLKVAVIGCVASTFLGLFIALGRLSPNWLLSSLCRWYVELNRNLPVLMQLFFWYFVVFQELPGVKQSIDLGGWLILNKRGLFLPALVPHQGAWLFCGAIVAALCGCWLVLRRAKQLRDDTGEAGKRLVPCLLLLIGLPGLAWLLGGTPFGLEFPVLKGFNYKGGTGLTPEFTALVVGLTVYVSAFNAEIIRSGIEAVSRGQREAARALAMNERQVMRIVILPQAMRVIVPPMTSEYLAIAKNSSLAVAIGYPEFVSVGGTILNQSGQAVEIVGIWMGVYLCISLCISFAMNVYNARIALVER; the protein is encoded by the coding sequence ATGACTGACCATTCCGCCCCTCCGCGAGTTCCCTTCTGGCGCAGCCCGACCGGAAGAGCGTGGGCATTTCAGGCTGTCATGCTCGGCTCGTTTCTCTGGCTGGCCGTCAGCATGTATCGCAACACGCTGGAGAATCTGAAGACGCGCGGCATAAGCTCCGGTTTCGGTTTTCTGCACTCCGAAGCCGGCTTCCGTATCGGCGAGGTTACCGGCATTCCGCTGCCGCAAGGCGGTTTCCTCTATTTCCTCATCAGCCTTGCCCTCGGCCTTGCGCTCTCCCGCATGCTGACCCGGCATATGAAGGCCCGCACCAATGCCCCGCTGAACACGAAATGGTTCGGTCTCTGCCTTCTGCTCAGCATAGGCATTCCCGCCGCAACCCTGTTCCTCTTCCGCAACAGCGTGGAGATTGCGCACTACACGGAATCCTCCAGCTACGTCATGGCGCTGGCCACGGGTCTTGCCAACACGCTCAAGGTCGCGGTCATCGGCTGCGTTGCCTCCACATTTCTCGGCCTCTTCATCGCACTGGGACGCCTCTCCCCCAACTGGCTCCTCAGCAGCCTCTGCCGCTGGTATGTGGAACTCAACCGCAACCTGCCCGTGCTGATGCAGTTATTTTTCTGGTATTTCGTGGTGTTTCAGGAACTCCCCGGCGTAAAGCAGTCCATTGACCTCGGCGGCTGGCTCATCCTGAACAAACGCGGCCTCTTTCTGCCCGCACTGGTCCCCCACCAAGGGGCATGGCTGTTCTGCGGAGCCATCGTTGCTGCGCTGTGCGGCTGCTGGCTTGTGCTGCGCCGCGCAAAGCAACTGCGTGACGATACAGGCGAAGCAGGAAAACGCCTCGTGCCCTGCCTGCTGCTTCTCATCGGCCTGCCCGGTCTGGCCTGGCTTTTGGGCGGCACGCCGTTCGGTCTGGAATTCCCCGTCCTGAAAGGCTTCAACTACAAGGGTGGCACCGGTCTCACCCCCGAATTCACCGCATTGGTCGTAGGTCTGACCGTCTACGTTTCCGCCTTCAACGCAGAGATCATCCGCTCCGGCATAGAAGCCGTATCGCGCGGACAGCGTGAGGCAGCCCGCGCCCTTGCCATGAATGAGCGACAGGTCATGCGCATCGTGATCCTGCCTCAGGCCATGCGCGTCATCGTCCCCCCCATGACCAGCGAATATCTCGCCATCGCCAAGAACAGCTCGCTGGCCGTAGCCATCGGCTATCCGGAATTCGTGAGCGTCGGCGGCACGATTCTCAACCAGTCCGGTCAGGCTGTGGAGATCGTGGGCATCTGGATGGGCGTGTATCTGTGTATTTCCCTGTGCATCTCGTTCGCCATGAACGTCTACAATGCACGCATAGCACTGGTGGAGAGGTAG
- a CDS encoding amino acid ABC transporter substrate-binding protein, with product MRSILVALAAAGALFASSVAQAGTLQDVQANGFLKCGTHIENPGFSALDSNGQRFGFDVDFCRAVGAAVNTPEIKYTPLTSKERLPALQSGEIDLLSRTTTYTMSRDANLGLDFTNITLFDGQGMMVRKSSGIKSAKELDGATICLQTGSTTELNISDYFRKNGMSFTPVVFDKQPDVRAAYDAGRCDVHTTDVSGLAAQRSLMEKPEEHVILPELISKEPLGPVVRHGDNQWGDIVRWTVWLTMAAEEFDITAENVEKMYEESTDPEVQRMLGKTGTLWQDLGLDQGAPVRVLKTVGNYGQIFDRNLGPSTPLRLERGPNAQWNKGGLIYAPPFR from the coding sequence ATGCGTTCTATTCTGGTTGCCCTTGCCGCGGCTGGCGCCCTGTTTGCGTCTTCCGTAGCGCAGGCCGGTACCCTGCAGGATGTGCAGGCGAACGGCTTTCTGAAATGTGGAACCCACATCGAGAACCCCGGGTTCTCCGCGCTGGACAGCAACGGCCAGCGCTTCGGTTTTGACGTTGACTTCTGTCGCGCAGTCGGCGCTGCGGTGAACACGCCGGAAATCAAGTATACCCCGCTCACCTCCAAGGAGCGCCTGCCCGCCCTGCAGTCCGGCGAAATCGACCTGCTTTCCCGTACCACCACCTACACCATGAGCCGCGACGCCAACCTCGGCCTCGACTTCACCAACATCACCCTGTTCGACGGTCAGGGCATGATGGTTCGCAAGTCCAGCGGCATCAAGAGCGCCAAGGAACTGGACGGCGCCACCATCTGCCTGCAGACCGGCTCCACCACCGAACTGAACATTTCCGACTACTTCCGCAAGAACGGCATGTCCTTCACCCCCGTGGTGTTCGACAAGCAGCCTGACGTTCGCGCCGCATACGACGCCGGTCGCTGCGACGTGCATACCACCGACGTTTCGGGCCTCGCCGCCCAGCGCTCCCTCATGGAAAAGCCCGAAGAGCACGTCATTCTGCCTGAGCTGATTTCCAAGGAGCCCCTCGGCCCCGTTGTGCGCCACGGCGACAACCAGTGGGGGGACATTGTTCGTTGGACTGTATGGCTGACCATGGCCGCTGAAGAGTTCGACATCACCGCAGAAAACGTGGAGAAGATGTACGAAGAAAGCACCGACCCTGAAGTGCAGCGCATGCTCGGCAAGACCGGCACCCTGTGGCAGGACCTCGGCCTCGATCAGGGCGCTCCCGTACGCGTGCTGAAGACCGTGGGCAACTACGGCCAGATCTTCGACCGCAACCTCGGCCCCAGCACCCCTCTGCGTCTTGAGCGCGGCCCCAACGCGCAGTGGAACAAGGGCGGCCTGATCTACGCTCCGCCTTTCCGCTAG
- a CDS encoding GntR family transcriptional regulator yields MAVFRYYQIVRKHILKRIESGELSPGSQLPSERTLCAELDLNRNTVRHALQLLQREGQIFRLERRGWYVSTRRLVYNPAKHVNFARLASSQGFEARWTTKDNGVIEVSPEMEDEAGFPSGTNVYEMENDFFLDNQKVAHVVSHLHAERLKDIVPKTVSRALTQVVQEEYGISLLQRRLLIRPVLLHKQVTDMLGLSLGAPGLYVRRVKTDERGAVLSVEQEYWRYDAIELRVDAE; encoded by the coding sequence ATGGCGGTATTCCGATATTATCAGATAGTCAGAAAGCACATCCTCAAGCGCATCGAATCCGGTGAGCTTTCTCCGGGAAGCCAGTTGCCCTCCGAGCGGACGCTGTGTGCCGAGCTGGATCTCAACCGCAACACCGTGCGCCATGCCCTGCAGTTGCTGCAGCGCGAGGGGCAGATATTCAGGCTCGAGCGTAGGGGATGGTATGTCAGCACCAGACGGTTGGTATACAATCCGGCAAAGCACGTGAACTTTGCCCGTCTTGCCTCCTCGCAGGGATTCGAGGCCCGTTGGACCACCAAGGATAACGGGGTGATCGAGGTCTCTCCGGAGATGGAGGATGAAGCCGGTTTCCCTTCCGGAACAAACGTTTATGAGATGGAAAACGACTTCTTTCTGGACAACCAGAAGGTGGCACACGTTGTTTCCCATCTTCATGCTGAACGGTTGAAGGATATTGTGCCCAAGACCGTATCCCGCGCCTTGACGCAGGTGGTGCAGGAAGAATACGGCATTTCCCTGTTGCAGCGCCGTTTGCTTATCCGTCCTGTATTGCTGCATAAGCAGGTGACGGATATGCTGGGGCTTTCGCTTGGTGCGCCCGGGCTGTATGTCCGTCGAGTCAAGACGGACGAACGGGGCGCGGTTTTATCCGTAGAGCAGGAATACTGGCGTTACGACGCCATCGAACTGCGTGTTGATGCCGAATAG
- a CDS encoding mannose-1-phosphate guanylyltransferase/mannose-6-phosphate isomerase, with protein MLIPVILSGGSGTRLWPLSRKLFPKQLMPMLGGKTSLLQATAGRTVAKAGISSPILVVNEEHRFMVASQMQEIGVHPSGIILEPVARNTAPAVAVAALTAMQQEDDPILLVLPADHYIKDNEAFLAAVDIGVASAQQGSLVTFGIVPDKPETGYGYIKRSAGGAGEGAAPIERFVEKPDRPTAEEYLASGDYLWNSGMFMFKASVFLAELERFNLSMLQACQAATSGARLDLDFVRLDKTAFSGCPSDSIDYAVLEKTDKAVVIPLSCGWSDVGSWSALQEVREKDANNNVCIGDVVAEDTKGCYLHSTNRLIATLGLENVALVETKDAVLAAPLDRVQDVKNIVATLSRDNREEVISHCRVFRPWGNYEGIDLGERYQVKRITVYPGQILSLQKHFHRAEHWVVVKGTALVTRGDEQILLSEDQSTYISLGTVHRLENPGKVNLELIEVQTGSYLGEDDIVRLDDVYGRSGDAAVKGEE; from the coding sequence GTGCTGATCCCCGTTATTTTATCCGGTGGTTCCGGTACCAGACTGTGGCCGCTTTCCCGCAAGCTGTTTCCCAAGCAGCTTATGCCCATGTTGGGTGGAAAAACCTCTCTGCTGCAGGCAACGGCTGGGAGAACGGTCGCCAAGGCGGGCATTTCCTCTCCCATTCTGGTCGTCAACGAAGAACACCGCTTCATGGTTGCCTCCCAGATGCAGGAAATCGGCGTGCACCCCTCAGGCATCATCCTTGAGCCGGTAGCAAGAAACACTGCTCCGGCCGTGGCGGTTGCGGCTCTCACGGCCATGCAGCAAGAGGATGACCCCATATTGCTGGTGCTGCCCGCAGATCATTACATCAAGGATAACGAGGCATTTCTGGCCGCTGTGGATATCGGCGTAGCCAGTGCGCAACAGGGCAGTCTTGTCACCTTTGGTATCGTGCCGGACAAGCCGGAGACCGGCTATGGTTACATCAAACGGTCAGCCGGAGGTGCGGGTGAAGGGGCTGCTCCCATTGAGCGGTTTGTGGAAAAGCCGGACCGCCCCACCGCTGAAGAGTATCTCGCCTCTGGCGATTACCTCTGGAACAGTGGCATGTTCATGTTCAAGGCATCCGTATTCCTCGCTGAACTTGAGCGCTTCAACCTGTCCATGCTTCAGGCATGTCAGGCTGCCACTTCGGGCGCCAGACTGGACCTCGATTTCGTGCGTCTGGATAAGACCGCTTTTTCGGGATGTCCTTCCGACTCCATCGACTATGCCGTTTTGGAAAAAACGGACAAGGCCGTGGTCATTCCGTTGTCCTGCGGTTGGAGTGACGTGGGGTCGTGGTCCGCACTGCAGGAAGTGCGCGAGAAGGATGCCAACAACAACGTGTGCATCGGTGATGTGGTGGCCGAAGATACCAAGGGTTGCTACCTGCATTCCACCAACAGGCTCATCGCCACGCTGGGGCTCGAAAATGTGGCCCTTGTGGAAACCAAGGACGCCGTGCTTGCCGCCCCCCTCGACAGGGTGCAGGACGTGAAGAATATTGTTGCCACGTTGAGCCGCGACAATCGGGAAGAGGTGATAAGCCACTGCCGCGTATTCCGTCCGTGGGGCAACTACGAGGGCATAGACCTTGGCGAACGTTATCAGGTGAAGCGCATTACCGTGTATCCGGGGCAGATTCTTTCTTTGCAGAAGCACTTCCATCGTGCGGAACACTGGGTCGTGGTCAAGGGAACGGCCCTTGTCACCAGAGGTGATGAACAAATTCTTCTGAGTGAGGACCAGTCTACCTATATTTCTCTCGGCACCGTGCATCGTCTTGAAAACCCGGGCAAGGTCAACCTCGAACTCATTGAGGTGCAGACAGGCAGCTATCTGGGTGAAGACGATATCGTACGATTGGACGACGTATATGGTCGCAGCGGCGATGCCGCAGTGAAGGGGGAGGAGTAA
- a CDS encoding phosphomannomutase encodes MSDRLGCFKAYDVRGRVPDELNDDIAYRIGRAYAAFLKPSRVAVGHDIRLSSPAMTDSLIRGLTEGGADVFHIGQGGTEEIYHAAFDMNVDGGIMVTASHNPKNYNGMKFVREGSRPISGDTGLNEIGRMAALNEFPAVSKVGAVSYHDNSERYVEHLCGYVDAAKLKPLKIVVDPGNGGAGKIISLLEKHLPFTFIKIHFEPDGNFPNGVPNPLLPENRAATAAAVREHGADMGLAWDGDFDRCFFFDEQGEFIEGYYLVGLLAQAFLQKEPGAKIIHDPRLTWNTVDVVGRNGGIAVQSKTGHAFIKERMRHEDAVYGGEMSAHHYFREFAYCDSGMIPWLMVAQLVSVTGKSLSRHVEEAMRAYPASGEINRRVQDAKACIRAVREVFEPQALRVDETDGISLEFPEWRFNLRSSNTEPVLRLNVESRGDKALMEDMTRRLLEIIDAA; translated from the coding sequence ATGTCTGACCGGTTGGGGTGCTTCAAGGCCTATGACGTGCGCGGCAGAGTGCCTGACGAGCTGAATGACGACATCGCCTACCGCATCGGGCGTGCGTATGCAGCTTTTCTCAAGCCTTCGCGGGTGGCGGTGGGACACGATATCCGCTTGTCCAGTCCCGCCATGACGGACTCCCTGATCCGGGGACTCACGGAAGGCGGCGCAGACGTCTTTCATATTGGTCAGGGTGGAACGGAGGAGATATACCACGCAGCATTCGACATGAATGTTGACGGTGGTATAATGGTCACTGCCAGTCATAATCCCAAGAATTATAATGGGATGAAGTTTGTGCGTGAAGGCTCGCGACCCATCAGCGGCGACACGGGGCTCAACGAGATCGGCCGCATGGCTGCGCTGAACGAGTTCCCTGCTGTTTCCAAGGTCGGGGCCGTGTCATACCACGATAACTCTGAACGCTATGTCGAGCATCTTTGTGGGTATGTGGACGCTGCCAAGCTCAAGCCGCTCAAGATCGTGGTAGATCCCGGCAACGGCGGAGCAGGCAAGATCATCTCCCTGCTGGAAAAGCACCTGCCCTTTACCTTCATCAAGATTCATTTTGAGCCGGACGGCAATTTCCCCAACGGGGTACCCAACCCGTTGTTGCCCGAAAACCGTGCTGCCACGGCTGCGGCCGTGCGTGAGCATGGTGCGGACATGGGGCTTGCCTGGGACGGAGACTTTGACCGCTGTTTCTTCTTTGACGAGCAGGGCGAGTTTATTGAAGGATACTACCTTGTAGGACTTCTCGCTCAGGCTTTTCTGCAGAAGGAGCCCGGTGCCAAGATCATCCATGATCCCCGCCTGACGTGGAACACCGTGGATGTTGTGGGGCGCAACGGTGGCATTGCCGTGCAGTCCAAAACAGGGCACGCCTTCATCAAGGAACGTATGCGGCATGAGGATGCCGTCTACGGCGGGGAGATGAGCGCTCATCACTATTTCAGGGAGTTCGCTTATTGCGACTCCGGCATGATTCCGTGGCTTATGGTGGCTCAGCTCGTAAGTGTAACGGGCAAATCCCTGTCTCGGCATGTTGAGGAAGCCATGCGGGCCTATCCCGCCAGCGGCGAAATCAACCGACGGGTGCAGGACGCCAAAGCCTGTATCCGTGCCGTGCGCGAGGTGTTTGAACCGCAGGCTCTCCGCGTGGATGAAACCGATGGCATCAGTCTTGAGTTTCCGGAGTGGCGGTTTAACCTGCGAAGCTCCAATACGGAGCCTGTTCTCAGGTTGAATGTGGAATCTCGCGGAGACAAGGCCCTGATGGAAGACATGACGCGCCGGTTGCTCGAGATCATTGACGCTGCGTAG
- a CDS encoding glycosyltransferase family 4 protein: MPSPLPHVAHTILAMRLGGAEKLVHDLAVEHARRGAQASIICFDGEDYDTSTLNRHDIRIHHIPRRPMVFDWKVFRGLCRFVRDNGIQLLHAHDLSSMAYASATGTICRIPVIMTEHSRHYLDERARRRWEKRLFAYGLDALAEVSPQLAEASARKDGIPPRKILTIVNGVDIDAMQRADGTRFRTEIAASAENFLIGSVGRLEHIKGPDILLEAFADIAGSFPEARLVLTGSGSMESPLRERAHALGLAEKVVFAGARSNIPEILAALDCFVMPSRSEGLPFALLEAMAAGKPVISTSVGHIPEILEHGRNGCLVSSESPQDLAKALRSIITDHALRNSIARQAPAVVEQRYAQSVMFEQYESLYNRLCL, encoded by the coding sequence ATGCCTTCACCCCTCCCCCACGTAGCTCACACGATACTCGCCATGCGCCTTGGCGGCGCGGAGAAGCTCGTCCATGACCTTGCAGTGGAGCACGCAAGACGGGGGGCTCAAGCCTCCATTATCTGCTTCGACGGCGAGGATTACGACACATCCACACTGAATAGACACGACATTCGCATACACCACATTCCCCGACGTCCCATGGTCTTCGATTGGAAGGTATTTCGGGGGCTATGCCGCTTTGTTCGGGACAACGGAATACAGCTTCTCCATGCCCACGATCTGTCCAGCATGGCTTACGCCTCCGCGACTGGCACCATATGTCGCATTCCGGTCATCATGACCGAGCACAGCAGGCACTATCTGGACGAACGCGCCCGCAGGCGCTGGGAAAAGCGTTTGTTTGCGTACGGGCTGGATGCCCTTGCGGAAGTATCCCCCCAACTGGCGGAAGCCTCCGCCCGAAAAGACGGTATCCCCCCCCGAAAAATACTGACCATCGTGAACGGGGTGGATATTGACGCAATGCAGCGGGCCGACGGCACACGATTCCGTACAGAGATAGCCGCATCGGCAGAGAATTTCCTCATAGGTTCCGTAGGCAGACTTGAGCATATCAAGGGGCCGGACATTCTGCTTGAAGCCTTTGCGGACATCGCCGGGAGTTTTCCCGAAGCCAGACTTGTCTTGACCGGCTCGGGAAGCATGGAGAGCCCCCTGCGGGAACGCGCCCACGCATTGGGGCTGGCAGAAAAAGTAGTGTTTGCAGGTGCCCGCAGCAACATCCCGGAAATACTCGCAGCACTGGACTGTTTTGTCATGCCCTCCCGCTCCGAGGGGCTGCCCTTTGCCCTGCTGGAAGCCATGGCAGCCGGAAAACCCGTAATATCCACCAGTGTTGGCCATATTCCAGAAATTCTGGAACATGGCCGCAACGGCTGTCTGGTTTCGTCGGAGTCGCCTCAAGACCTTGCAAAGGCACTGCGGAGCATCATCACAGACCACGCCTTACGCAACAGCATTGCCAGACAGGCTCCCGCGGTTGTGGAACAGCGTTACGCACAATCGGTCATGTTCGAGCAATACGAATCCCTCTACAACAGGCTCTGCCTGTAG
- a CDS encoding PilZ domain-containing protein: protein MKTTDYTYKTSDQTGRRLERAAEEMGIAAQELLEGIVDQYLYYRDLSKIHGSDQRAFNRMHLSIPAMVYIMDISGTHGKYQAATIRDISHKGLGISCKASAFGGSLGNRDADTLNFEIFFAIDEEKFPLRFSCKAKRIDPIGDELHVGAIFEMTDPASNDMLRCLLEQGGPVEMLLKKNAEPRVS from the coding sequence GTGAAAACCACCGATTACACATACAAGACGAGCGACCAGACTGGCAGACGGCTGGAAAGAGCCGCTGAGGAGATGGGGATTGCCGCACAGGAACTATTGGAGGGTATTGTCGATCAGTACCTGTATTATCGCGACCTCTCCAAGATTCACGGATCTGATCAGCGCGCCTTCAATCGCATGCATCTGTCCATTCCAGCCATGGTCTACATCATGGACATATCCGGAACACACGGAAAGTATCAGGCTGCAACCATACGGGATATTTCACACAAAGGATTAGGAATATCCTGCAAGGCCAGTGCGTTCGGGGGCTCGCTAGGCAACCGGGATGCTGACACGCTGAACTTCGAAATCTTCTTCGCGATTGACGAGGAGAAATTCCCTCTCCGTTTTTCCTGCAAAGCCAAACGAATAGATCCCATTGGTGACGAACTGCATGTAGGGGCTATTTTTGAAATGACAGATCCTGCCAGCAACGACATGCTCCGCTGTCTTCTTGAGCAGGGCGGGCCTGTTGAAATGTTGCTGAAGAAAAATGCGGAACCGCGTGTATCGTAA